In Calonectris borealis chromosome 8, bCalBor7.hap1.2, whole genome shotgun sequence, a single genomic region encodes these proteins:
- the MOB3C gene encoding MOB kinase activator 3C, with protein sequence MALCLKQVFNKDKTFRPRKKFEPGTQRFELYKKAQASLKSGLDLKAVVQLPPGESINDWIAVHVVDFFNRINLIYGTMSEYCTEKSCPIMSGGLKYEYRWQDDSKYKKPTKLSAPQYMCMLMDWIEMLINNEDIFPTRIGVPFPKQFQQVCTKILTRLFRVFVHVYIHHFDSIINMGAEAHVNTCYKHFYYFIREFSLVDHRELEPLKEMTERICH encoded by the exons ATGGCGTTGTGCCTCAAGCAAGTCTTCAACAAAGACAAAACGTTTCGTCCCCGAAAGAAGTTTGAGCCGGGCACCCAGCGCTTCGAGCTGTACAAGAAAGCCCAGGCCTCCCTCAAGTCCGGGCTGGACCTGAAAGCGGTGGTGCAGCTGCCTCCTGGTGAGAGCATCAACGACTGGATCGCCGTGCACGTGGTGGACTTCTTCAACCGCATCAACCTCATCTACGGCACCATGTCAGAGTACTGCACGGAAAAGAGTTGCCCCATCATGTCGGGCGGGCTCAAGTACGAGTACAGGTGGCAGGACGATAGCAAATACAAGAAGCCGACCAAGCTGTCGGCCCCGCAGTACATGTGTATGCTGATGGACTGGATCGAGATGCTCATTAACAATGAGGACATCTTCCCCACCAGGATAG GTGTTCCCTTCCCCAAGCAGTTCCAGCAAGTTTGCACTAAGATCCTCACCCGCCTCTTCCGTGTCTTTGTCCATGTCTACATCCACCACTTTGACAGCATCATCAACATGGGTGCTGAGGCTCACGTCAACACCTGCTACAAGCACTTTTACTACTTCATCAGGGAGTTCAGCCTCGTTGACCATCGGGAGCTGGAGCCTTTG AAAGAAATGACAGAACGAATTTGCCACTGA